TCGGAGGTTAGGAAGTGGGGTGTGGGGTGTAGGGTGTAGGGTGTAGGGTGTGGGGAGAATAAAGCTGCCTCCTGCCTCCTGCCTCCTGACGACCGACTCCTGATAACTGATAACTGATCACTGATAACTGATCACTGATAATGATTCACTCCCCGGGTAAAGTAGCGGTTTCTAACCAAAAAGCCTCGATATTTTTGACAATTTTGAACAAATCGTTGAGATTGCGTGACTTGGTTATATAACAATTAACGTGCAGTTCATAGCTATAAAAAATATCCTCCTCGTTGCGAGAAGTGGTTAAAACCACCACAGGAATTCTTTTTAAACTGGGATCGTTTTTTATTTCCGCTAATACCTCCCGTCCGTCTTTTCTTGGTAAATTCAGATCGAGAAGAATCAGATTAGGACGGGGAGAATCGAGATACTCCCCTTCTCGACGCAGATAATCCATGGCGTTGACACCATCCCTAACGATAACTAATTCGTGCGGGACGGTGCTAGTTTTTAATGCCTCTTGGATGAGGCGAATATCAGCTTTGCTGTCCTCCACTAATAAGATAATTTTGTGTGGCACGTCCTCGCCAGCGCTCACGCTCGTTACCTCCTAGGGGAATTGTAAAATAGAAAACCGCTCCTTTACCTAATTGGGATTCTACCCAAATTCGTCCGCGATGACACTCGATAATTTTCTTGCAAATCGCCAAACCCATACCTGTGCCGGGGTACTCGTCGCGGGTGTGCAGTCGTTGGAAAATCACGAAAATGCGTTCGGAAAATCGGGGATCGATACCAATTCCATTATCGGTGACAGAGAACAGCCATTCCTCCTCTTGACGTTGGGCAGCAATATGAATAGTGGGAGTTGCTTTTCCCCGGAATTTAATGGCATTACCGATGAGATTTTGGAACAATTGCATTAACTGGGTTTTATCTGCCATAACAATTGGCAAAGGATCAACGGTGATTATAGCTTGACTTTCTTGAATTCTCCCTTTCAGGTTAGCGAGAGCTTTTTCCAGTGCCAGATTAGCATCGATGGTATTAAACTCTACCGCCTGCATATCCACTTTTGAGTAAGCCAGCACATCATCTATTAATGTTTGCATCAAGCTGACACCTTCGACGGCAAAAGTAATAAATTCTTTAGCATCTTCGTCCAGTTCTTCGGTGTAGCGCATTTCTAGCAACTGCACATAGTTGGCGACTTGATTGAGGGGTTCCTGTAAATCGTGGGAAGCGACGTAGGCGAATTTTTTTAATTCGGCGTTTGATAGTTCCAAATCCCGCGCTAAACGTGCCAATTCATCGGCTTGTTTTAAGATGATATTGACGATCGCTTTTCGTAATTCTAGTGCGGCGTTAATTTCTACTGCTTTCCAGGGTAAAGATTTGAGACGAACAGTTTCTTTCCAGAGGGAGAAAGATTTACGCGGACAGAGACGAATATCACCATCTATGGCAGTCGTTTCGATCGCTTTACCCGGATCACCACCCCAGTTCACGGTTTGAATTACTTCTGGACGAAACCAGAGGAGATAATTACGTTTAGAAATGGGAATTGCTAGTAAACCACTGGCAATGTCTTTAAACTTACCCCCATCGGCATAAATTTGCGGTAAGGAATTAGTATAGTAAACATCTTCATGGACGTTTTTTTCTAGCCAAGTAATCAGATAATTTAGTTCTTCTTCGCTCGGTGTTACTCCAATTAAGGTATAATTGCCGCCTAAACAAATAGCGGCTCCTGTGGCTTTAGTTAGATCGAGCAGATTAGGTTTATGGGCAATTAATCCATCGATAAAGTTATTAGCTTCCGCCATATAATCGATTAATTGCGATTGCACAAAGGTTAATTTCACTCGATAGTCATAATCCTCGGTTTCTTCCCGTGCCGATATTTCCGAGAAAATTACTCTTCCTAAGAACTCACAAGCTTTACGGAGTTCGTAGGGTACATATTTAGGGGTGCGGTGATGACAGGCAATAATACCCCAGAGACGTTTATTTTCAATCAGAGAAATGGTTAGAGATGCTCCCACTCCCATGTTATGCAGATATTCTAAATGACAGGGAGAAGCACTTCTAAGACTGGACAGGGTTAAATTTAAGGGTTGTTGGGTTTCGGGGTGAAGACTAGGCACTAAATCGACGGGTTCAGAGGTAGCATCGGGAATCTGTCGAATCCAATTAGCACTTAATAAATTTCGTGCCGGGAGAGGGATATCGGAAGCGGGATAACGTAAACCGAGATAGGGTTCTAGTTGCTCTATTTTGTCTTCTGCTATCACATCACCGTTATCTTCTTCGTCGAATTTGTATAACATAACTCGATCGAATCCTGTCATTTTTCTTACTTCTTTAACGATGATATTACAGAAATCTTTCAGGCTACGGGTGGCTTCAAGTTTATCGATCGAAGTTTTGGCTAGGTGATAGAATCTCAGGAAAGGAATGTTTTCATAGGAAATAGCTGGTTCTAACTCTAAAATCAGCATTTGTTCGGCGTTACGGTGGAAAATAGCATCAAAGACGGCAAAATCATCCCCTTTAACCCGCGCCCAAATTTTGGAGGGATTGATAGCATCAAAATCGTTATTTTCTATGGCTGATTTCAGAGGATCGATCTGAAAGGGATCGAAGATTTCCTCTAGGGTTTTACCGATAATTTCCCCCGGAGAAATACCCAATAAACTGCGGCTATTACTGCTAGTTTGGCTGACTTTTAGCTCCGGTTCGCTGAGAACTAAAAGCACCCCGTGCGGTTGAATTCGGTTATAGAGATGGATCGGTTCCCGTTCGATCGAAGTTGGGTTAATTGTCTCGGTTAGAACTTCCATGTGTATTGCCCCCAGAGGATTTTTGCCAAGTGGAAAACTCTTTGTTTATTAAAACTATTTCTTCTCACTTTCAGGAGGCGATCGAGAATAAATTTACTTCTCTTAATCCCAGGCCATCAAAAGTAATAAAACTTTAATTAATCAGTTATCTATTGATCGAGCAGTTCTGTTCATTTCCCTTTATTATAATCGGTTTTTCTCTGAGAATCTAGGGTAATTTGTTAAGAATTAAGAGTTCATGTTACAAGGTACAGATAATTCTTAATAAAAATATATAGTAGTTAAGGGGTTTCAGACCCAAAAATTTCCAGGAACGCACGCTAGAAAAGTAGGCGATATCCCACTGTGGTTGTACAATTGATAAGAAAGAACAAATTCAAGAGATAAATTAGTAAACTTGATCGTGTTTGCCAATATCAACTATAACAATTAAAGTTTCTCCTGAATCAGTATCTTGACGAAAAGTAAAAATAATACGGCAATCATAACTAACAGAACATGACCAATAACCTTCTAATCTACCTGTCAGCTTATGAGATTTTAAAGAAGGGGTGAAGGGATTATCTTCTAACAAATGTAGAACCTCTGATACCTTGCTTTGTAGTTGAGGATTTTTGCTGATTAAGCGTTGAAAAGCTCTTTTAAAGCTTTTGTTAGCAACTAATTTCATTCTTCATCCTCTAACAAATAAGCCATTATCTCTTCAGCGCTGCCTTTTTTTGCTGTTCCCATCGCTAAAGATTTTAAGGTTTCTTCGCCATTTTTAGCCATCTCCTCCCGGCGTTTCTCAATGCGTCTTTTACGAATTAGCTCAAACAAATAATCTTGGTCTTCAATGGATAGACTCTCCACCGATTCGATAATATCTTGAAAAAATGCGATACTCATTACAGTTTCCTCCTGTTAGTTAACTTTTTTTTCCTGATATGTTATCACAATATATTCAAGTAGGGTGCGTCAGACAATCCCTTGTTTTCAGGGAAAAAATCAAGAGCTAAATATTACCGTAACGCACCACAAAGAAAAGTGTTTGACTACTTTTATAAGCCGCTATGACGGAGGAGAGGCTCGGTACTAGGTTCGCGACCGCGGAAAGCTTTAAAAACATTCATAGGATGAGAACTTCCCCCCATAGCTAAAACAGTATCACGAAAACGACGACCGATCGCTTTCACTGCTTCTTCGTTATCTAATCCCACTTCCTCGAAAGCGGCAAAAGCATCGGCGCTGAGAACTTCTGCCCATTTATAACTATAGTAACCCGCCGCATAACCGCCGGCGAAAATATGCCCAAAAGAACACAAGAAAGCATCTTCTGGTAGGGGAGGAATTATCGTCGTCGTTGCCGCTAAACGCTGTCTGACTTGTTTAGGAGTTTCGCCGCCATTGGGTTGATAACGATGGTGTAATTCCAAATCTACTAAAGACAAATGTAGCTGACGCAGCATGGCCGAACCGCTCATATAATTCTTAGCTAGAAGCAGTTTTTGATAGTAATGTTCGGGGAGAGTTTCACCGGTTTGGTAGTGTTTGGCCATACTCATTAAAGTAGGGCGATCATAACACCAATTTTCCATAAATTGACTGGGCAATTCCACCGCGTCCCACTCAACGTTATTAATACCCGCCGCGCCAGAATAATCCACAGTGGTTAACATATGCTGTAAACCGTGGCCAAATTCGTGAAATAGGGTAGTTACCTCCTCAAAGGTCATTAAACTGGGGTTTCCGTCCACTGGAGGCGTTTGATTGCAGATTAAATAAGCCACGGGTAAACGCACCTCGGTGCCGGTTTTGGCGCGACCGATACAGACATCCATCCAAGCACCGCCGCGTTTTTCGGCGGGACGACTGTAGGCATCGAGGTAGAAATAGGCGATTTTTTCGCCCTTTTCGTCGTTAATCTGGAAATAACGCACATCGGGATGCCAGATAGGTGCTTTACCGTCGGCGGCGATAATTTCTACCCCAAAAATCCGTTTAGCGAGGCTAAATATGCCTTCTAAAACCCGTGGTAGGGGGAAATAGGGGCGTAATTCCTCGGCACTAAAGTTAAACTTGGCCTGACGCTGTTTTTCTGACCAATAGGCTATATCCCAATGCTTGAGATCGTCGGTTCCCGCAAAAGTTTTTAAGGCCTCTAAATCCTGTTTTGCCGCTTCATAGCTGACTTGGCGCAAATTGTCAAGCAATTTCTCGATTTCATCCACAGAATTGGCCATTTTCCTGGCAAGACTGACCTCGGCGTAGGTACTATAACCTAGTAGATGGGCCTGTTCCTGACGCAGTTGCAAAATGCGATCGATTAAGGGATTATTATCCAATTCTCCCAGATCGGCCCGACTAACGTAGGCTTTATAGAGTTTTTCGCGCAATTCCCGATTATCGCTGTACTTCATAAAGGGGAAATAACTGGGAAAATCGAGGGTAATCACCCAGGGGCCGGTTTCGGGGGTGGCGTTAGTTTCTCCTTGGGTGCGGGCGGTTTGGGCGGCTAAACTGAGGAGACTAGGGGGTAAACCGGCGATATCTTCTGGGGTTGTTAGTTTCAGTTGAAAAGCTTTGGTGGCATCGAGGATGTTATTAGAAAATTTCGTGGTGATTTCCGCTAATTCCAGTTGAATCGCGTTAAATCTGTCTTTTTTCTCCCCTGCTAATCCCACCCCGGCCAATTGAGCATCCCGCAGGGAAGCTTCGACAATGCGCTGTTGTGCCTCGTCTAATTGCCCCCAGCTTTCTCCTTGGCGCAGGGACGAGAATGCCTCATAAATGGGTTTACTTTGGCTTAAACGGCTAATAAACTCGACTACCTGCGGTTGTACGGTTTCGTAAGCTTGACGCAATTCTGGGCTATTTTTTACCCCCATCAGATGACCGATAATCCCCCAACTCCAGCTTAAACGTTCTTCGATCCGGGTGAGGGGTTCGACTAATTTTTCCCAAGTGGGGGCAATCTGCGCTTCTAGATCGGTTAATTCTCCGGCCAGTTCCTGCAAAAGTTGCGTCATCCCAGGGACAATCAGGCCGGGTTGGATTTGGTCAAAAGCCGGTAATCCTTGACCGGCAAGCAGCGGGTTACTGGTGTTCGTCATAATTTTTGGTCTGGAAGGGTGAGTAATCTGTATCTTTTACTACCCTAACCCAAATCCCCGACCATCTATCCGGGCGATCGAACGCCGGAGCTTTTTCAGTGGGGTGTGGGGTGTGGGGTGTGGGGTGTGGGGTGTAGGGTGTGGGGTGTAGGGTGTAGGGAAAGAAACCTCTTTCATCTGTGGGGGTGAAAATTTTTTCATTGGGACTGCCTCTGTTGATCAAAGATAAGCAAAAATTATTTATTGACTGCAAAAACTTGAGAATATTTAAATTAACATTCCGCAATATTTACAAATTCTTAAGAATTAATTGAGAAAGATTTTTATTTAACAACGATGTTACAAGGGTTACAGCGATTTGATAGAATTTCACAATGGGTTATTCTGTGCTTTTTTGGGCAGCAATGGTTGAAACCCTTGCCACACCTAGAAGGTGATCCTAATTAAGACGGTCAAATCAGTCAATTTCACCCATAACGATGATCTTTTTTTTGTGTAGTTTTATTGCAAAAAAAAAGTTTTTTTGACAAAAAGCACAAAGTATGATAAGCCCCAACGTATTTCTGGCTGCGAGTAATTATTGTAGAGGGGGAGAGGGGAGAGGGGAGAGGGGAGAATAAATAAAAATAATCTCCCTACCCCACACCCTGTCCCTAGGAAAAACTTCTTCAGCAAACGCTAGTTAAGGCCTGCTCGATTCTCTGACTATCAAGGGATCGGCCGATAAAGACCAAGCGAGTTTGCCGCATTTCCGTGGATTGCCAGGGTCGATCGAAGAAAGAATCAAAGCGATCGCCGACTCCCTGTAACACCATACGCATCGGTTTATTGGCCACGTTAACAAATCCCTTGACCCGATAGATTTCTTCTCGGGCCACCAATTCTTTGAGCCGTTGGGTCAAAATTTGGGCATCTACGGGAGAATCGAGGCAAAACTGCACAGAATTGATATCCTCATCGTGATCGTGTTCTTCCTCGTGATCATGATGACTAGGACGACTAGCTAAATCATCCTCGACGGCGGCATTAAATCCCAATAGCACAT
This Microcystis wesenbergii NRERC-220 DNA region includes the following protein-coding sequences:
- a CDS encoding response regulator yields the protein MSAGEDVPHKIILLVEDSKADIRLIQEALKTSTVPHELVIVRDGVNAMDYLRREGEYLDSPRPNLILLDLNLPRKDGREVLAEIKNDPSLKRIPVVVLTTSRNEEDIFYSYELHVNCYITKSRNLNDLFKIVKNIEAFWLETATLPGE
- a CDS encoding sensor histidine kinase, which gives rise to MEVLTETINPTSIEREPIHLYNRIQPHGVLLVLSEPELKVSQTSSNSRSLLGISPGEIIGKTLEEIFDPFQIDPLKSAIENNDFDAINPSKIWARVKGDDFAVFDAIFHRNAEQMLILELEPAISYENIPFLRFYHLAKTSIDKLEATRSLKDFCNIIVKEVRKMTGFDRVMLYKFDEEDNGDVIAEDKIEQLEPYLGLRYPASDIPLPARNLLSANWIRQIPDATSEPVDLVPSLHPETQQPLNLTLSSLRSASPCHLEYLHNMGVGASLTISLIENKRLWGIIACHHRTPKYVPYELRKACEFLGRVIFSEISAREETEDYDYRVKLTFVQSQLIDYMAEANNFIDGLIAHKPNLLDLTKATGAAICLGGNYTLIGVTPSEEELNYLITWLEKNVHEDVYYTNSLPQIYADGGKFKDIASGLLAIPISKRNYLLWFRPEVIQTVNWGGDPGKAIETTAIDGDIRLCPRKSFSLWKETVRLKSLPWKAVEINAALELRKAIVNIILKQADELARLARDLELSNAELKKFAYVASHDLQEPLNQVANYVQLLEMRYTEELDEDAKEFITFAVEGVSLMQTLIDDVLAYSKVDMQAVEFNTIDANLALEKALANLKGRIQESQAIITVDPLPIVMADKTQLMQLFQNLIGNAIKFRGKATPTIHIAAQRQEEEWLFSVTDNGIGIDPRFSERIFVIFQRLHTRDEYPGTGMGLAICKKIIECHRGRIWVESQLGKGAVFYFTIPLGGNERERWRGRATQNYLISGGQQS
- a CDS encoding type II toxin-antitoxin system RelE/ParE family toxin, producing MKLVANKSFKRAFQRLISKNPQLQSKVSEVLHLLEDNPFTPSLKSHKLTGRLEGYWSCSVSYDCRIIFTFRQDTDSGETLIVIVDIGKHDQVY
- a CDS encoding M3 family metallopeptidase translates to MTNTSNPLLAGQGLPAFDQIQPGLIVPGMTQLLQELAGELTDLEAQIAPTWEKLVEPLTRIEERLSWSWGIIGHLMGVKNSPELRQAYETVQPQVVEFISRLSQSKPIYEAFSSLRQGESWGQLDEAQQRIVEASLRDAQLAGVGLAGEKKDRFNAIQLELAEITTKFSNNILDATKAFQLKLTTPEDIAGLPPSLLSLAAQTARTQGETNATPETGPWVITLDFPSYFPFMKYSDNRELREKLYKAYVSRADLGELDNNPLIDRILQLRQEQAHLLGYSTYAEVSLARKMANSVDEIEKLLDNLRQVSYEAAKQDLEALKTFAGTDDLKHWDIAYWSEKQRQAKFNFSAEELRPYFPLPRVLEGIFSLAKRIFGVEIIAADGKAPIWHPDVRYFQINDEKGEKIAYFYLDAYSRPAEKRGGAWMDVCIGRAKTGTEVRLPVAYLICNQTPPVDGNPSLMTFEEVTTLFHEFGHGLQHMLTTVDYSGAAGINNVEWDAVELPSQFMENWCYDRPTLMSMAKHYQTGETLPEHYYQKLLLAKNYMSGSAMLRQLHLSLVDLELHHRYQPNGGETPKQVRQRLAATTTIIPPLPEDAFLCSFGHIFAGGYAAGYYSYKWAEVLSADAFAAFEEVGLDNEEAVKAIGRRFRDTVLAMGGSSHPMNVFKAFRGREPSTEPLLRHSGL